The sequence GGAATAAGAAAAATGCACAGCCATATTGCAAAATTATTTATCTTATGAGTACTGTACATCTgcatacaatttattttattaaaatcttgATACCTTTGGTTATTGTGGCATTGaagaaaatgatattaatttctggttacatgtatttgtaactCTAGTGTTCATTGATAATTCTTAAGATGTTTTTTTGGTCaaatttaaagggacatgaacctaaaataagttgttctgtatgcttagatatggttttcagatgtttattgaatattttattacaatgattggttatctaataCAACAGGAAAACATTACCTATcccaaaattgataaaaatagacaCGACAagaaatattagttttccacatttaaagataatttttaATTTACGTTCGTtgacatatgaaatatgagccATAATATTTGTCAATATccgaaataaaacaatttgtgtttagtgtaagaatgataagtcaaaggtcaaaagagacttttcattcgacagtGCACCGCGAAGGGAAGTTCTTGACCtaattgcacatatgtacattacgcaagtataaagtgggaagttgctcccgtctcttgcattgcagcgatccatttatattcACCTACTTTCTCAATCGCGCATGTTACTGAATCTTGTTGTAATCCGTTTTCTATTGGAATTTGTTTATGTTCGCTCCACCCACGTTTtcgacccaccattttgtttacgcTCATTTaaattgtgggaggtcactaaagttcaacactactatttTTATCACACAGCAGCCTGCAAAATTCGACCAGgtcggttcaaaatacagaaagatggaatttccatgatattttttttatttgacacatttgcacaataactgatacattttacttagGAAGGTATCTGACAcatcttaaatatgtattttacgcaaatttatatgtttatttaggttcatgtccctttaaattgataaaaattatataaaaaaaatataaatatatagaatgTAATTCCTAAATGTAGGACCTGCTAAAATTTCTAATGATCATCAATATCGCCACTTGGTTAGGTGATACCCTTATATCCCTGCggcctaatagttcgaaggccagttagtccgaaggtccaatagttcgaaggcccaatagtccgaaggccagTTAGgccgaaaattagtaaatattgcaagttatatagttgttataataaacatacagttgtattttcatgaaaaaatttTCTGCACTGCctgatctgacaatttctatgGACGGCAAGTTGTCAGTTCTTCATGGAGCATTGTAAGgttaaaattacatcaaaagaaaattaataataaaaaaatatatatgttatattttataagacATCTTACAAGGATAGTTCtatgaattatcttacaaacatacaagCTTTAAGATGTCCGATTGTAAGCCTTATGTACACTGTaaatttgattgcattaggaTTAACGTTGCTTcatgaataaatgatgtatataatcaaatcttaCCGAAACATGACCTTGATTGTACCTGTAAATgtcgttatattgtacaatatgtacatgtatttaacgacTTGTTTTTGAGATTCCTTCCCCTTTCTTTGACTTGTTTATTCTACCCTTAATGACGGAAGTGGTCCGCATAATATTTTGGGGGAAGATGTTAAACTGGATTGCATTGTCCATATAAAATGCATATACTCTTTTATATCAGATACGTTCATGTATTTGAAGATTATGCTCTTTTTTTTTAGATACGCAACATTTCATTGtttataatcatttttcatatcaaatatatagtcacatacatgtaagtatacctaaacaaatttacaacaaatcttttgaatcgaaaactgaaataaacgtttgtttcatttcgaGAACTGTTCGCATCTAAATTCCAgttatattatctgttttcggactattgggcctttgGACTAATtggccttaggactaatgggcTTCGGACTAAAGGGCCTTCAGACTAACGGGTCTTCGGACTATTGGGATGTAGGTATATAAGACGTTCAAGCTGGGATAGGTCCAGacaaaatcaaatgttaactACCAGGGGTATGTGTAATTTCCAGGTCCCAGtgacatacacatgtaaagttGCATTTGTTTGTCCATAGATCTACTAGTAATGTACATAATCATTGTGATGTTTCACTCATTTTATTATacactttatataattattaacttACAGTCGAAAAAAGATATGAACAGTTTGAGTTGACATCATTTTCCTCTACATCAATAGAGCTGTATAATATGACATTTGACCCCTCCCTCCTTATTATTTATAAAGATCTTTATTGATTCGcaatattttattaatcttttttgatttttttttttttctgtaggtCAACTGAGGTGTATGGAAGGTAAACTGATGTAAACCATCCTACATGTTATTAGTTTATAGTCCGGCTGACTGTCTATAGCAAAATGGAGATAGAtgttaaacaaagatcaaaagAATGGTTCCAAGAGAGAAAAAATGTGATCCTGACAGCATCCAGATTTGGGGAGGCATTGGGAGTGGGAAGAGGACGACCATTTGATTTCTTGAGTTATCTTCTAAGCTCCGAGTTAGAGGATGTTGAACCTGAAGAAGAGGAATCTGAACAAACAGCCAATCAAAAACATGGGATAGATACAGAGGCTGTTATATCTGAAGCCTACCATTTATTGATGGGAAATAACGAAGCCCACCAAATTCGAGAATCAGGTTTTTGGGTGCCGCGGGAGAATGACATGTTGAAAGGATTGTTAGGTGCTACACCTGATGCCGTCATAACTAACAAATCAGGCAAAGTTATTGGTGTTTGTGAGTTTAAAGCTCCAATACATAACTTATTTGGCTATGGTGACAAGTGGGGGAAAATTCCACGGTACTACATGGCACAGATACAAGGACAGATGTACATGGCAGGAGTTCCCTGGTGTGACTTCATGGCGGTGTGCACAAAAACTAAGGAGGTCCTTCTTAATCGAGTTTACTTCCAGCCCACATACTGGAAGTACATCTCCACCTGTCTAACTACATTCTGCCATGTACTTAAGGTAAATTATATGATCAGATTTAAGTACAGTTCAATTACATTTCTGTTTTTCTGCATGCTGTTTTCCCAAGTAAAAATCCAAATTTTGTACTAAAAAGTGTGGGAAAATGGAATATAAAGTACAAAGAAGGACCTTGCCGTATTCAACCAAATAAGTGTTCAAggtgttaatttttttttttttagttaaaaggtgctaataagacaaagtttttgcaaatctatacagatATGTGTAGTTTGGggctttatttatgcctgggcaattgaaattgaggcctcaaaaagggggaagGGCGCTTATAttgacatgggcgcttattgggtcgaatatcgTATTGTGTATTGTCAAAGTACAAAGAATGTACTTACATTTAACTGATCCCTTGATATTTGctttattgatatataattcaatatacAGACCTGTGAATGAgacttaattaataattaatcaattttcATATCCTTATGATTATTGTAATCAattaattgttacatgtatcaccTTATGTTCAATCAATTAATTTACTTTGTGATCTATGGATATGAGGAGAAAATAATTGTATTTGATAAAACAGATTTAAGTGTTTTTCTTCAACCAAATGTGTTGGAAACCTTCTGAAAATATATGTTACTTGTacaaatcatatgaaatttgCAGAAATAGAAATACATTCATTGCTatcataatgaaaatatttttagtcTTTATTTAAACTTGAAGACAAAATGAGTCAAAGACTAGTCTTACTTTTAGTCAAATTTAgaatacataatacatgtactgtatatcaacattttaattCCAAATACATCccatataattaatttgtcaCTAACCTGGAAGTCCTTGTCTAAACCCTGTACATAATTGGACGAGTTCCTTTCATAATTTGCACATGTAAGAAATAAATGCATTAACACTATTTAAAAAGTGTGTAAAAATGATGGAATTATGATTTTCAccttataattataatttactttaatttttttactacaaaaatatttaactttatttcCAGGAGGCAAGACAAAGGAAGATGTTGAATAAACCTGTTTTTGACTTTGAAGCTGCCAGAGGCCTACGGACAATCCCAGTCCGAAGTAGTTTATTTCCCAGTGAAGGCCAGATTCGTGTTGTGAACCTTTTAAGACGTAATTCCAAAGGAGAGTATGGTGTGTCAGCCAACCCTAATAGTTGGTTTACATACGATTTTCTGATGGGTGTCCCTTATGTGGTTCCCCCTGTCCTCAAACATTACAGTGAGTCTCTTATTAGAGAGCATAGACAATGATATAGAGAAGAAGAAATTACGACTATCAGAAAATCAAAAGTCTGATGAATAGAGTTCTTCTTGACTGCAGTGGTGATATTTTCTGCTTTTAGCAATATTCAGTGGGATGTGTTGTCTATAGAACTATAGAACGTGCAAAACATATAAGCAGACTTTTTTTTTCCAGTAAAATCATAAACCAGTTTTAGACATAACgattttgaaattatacatatattatgaaTATAAATTCTGTAAACCAAATCTTTCTTTTGCATggaatttgttttttaaaattttgttatctccgcaaattgatatcaaaataacaGTTCTTGCACAAACAAATTCAAAGGtgtttccattcaattttaaatccacAGATTTTAATCACCCCAAAATCACATCTATGTGACTTAAAGTGGTAGGTGACAAACGTTTTTTtcttagttttattttttctctttaattTGTGGTGAATACTTCCGAAATTAACCTTTcttatattacagagttaccggTATCTGCTTTTGCAATAGGTATAAACAGTTATGTCACATTTTgtgattattttatcattttttttattctactttattatgtattttttaattatcatttttgccAGTTCCGAATTTTAGCCAGTTCCAAATATATGATTACTCGTAATAAATTAAAACTGTATGATTTTCCATTGATACCTGGAACCTGTTATGTACCTTGACTTATTTTCTCAAAGTTCAAGTAATCTTTTTCTTTCTATGAATATTTTACACTGCAATAGAGGATATTTTTCCTTATGGCGTTTTGGACACCATTGTACTGTAAGTCGTGGTCTCTGAAACGTTTTCTACCAATATTGCCGAAGGTGTCGTCCGCTGAAAATGGTTTTGTTGAACAAATGTTGTGTCtgctttgttttttttgtaatattcaaCGTCCTTTTAACTTCTACagttatttaaatatcatttttatgaattatctcacctggcccgaagggccggtgagcttatgtcatggcgcgtcgtccgtcgtccgtcgtccgtcgtccgtccgtccgtccgtccgtccgtccgtccgtcgtccgtctgtccgtcaacatttcctttaaatcgctactagtcatagagttctgcatggattgtaactaaatttggccacaaacatccttgggggaaggggaacagagcttgtataaattttggctctgaccccccgggggcaggaggggcggggcccaataggggaaatagatgtaaatcctataaatcgctacttgtcctagagttctgcatggattgtaaccaaatttggccacaaagatccttgggggagggggaacagaacttgtataaattttggctctgatcccccgggggcaggaggggcggggcccaataggggaaatagaggtaaatcctataaatcgctacttgtcctaaagttctgcatggattgtaaccaaatttggccacaaacatccttgatggagggggaacagaacttgtataaattttggctctgaccccccgggggcaggaggggcggggcggggcccaataggggaaatagaggtaaattctttaaatcgctactagtcatagagttttgaatggaatgtaaccaaatttggctacaaacatccttgggggaagggaaacagaacttctataaattttggctctggtccccggggggcaggaggggcggggcccaataggggaaatagaggtaaatcctttaaatcgctacttgtcatagagttctacacgaattgtaaccaaatttggccacaaacatccttgggggaggggaaacagaacttgtataaattttggctctggccccgggggctggaggggcggggcccaatagggataatagaggtaaattctttaaatcgcgctactagtcatagagttctgaatggaatgtaaccaaatttggccacaaacatcctttggggaagggaaacagaactgtataaattttggctctggccccccgggggctggaggggcggggcccaataggggaaatagaggtaaattctttaaatcgctactagtcatagagttttgaatggaatgtaaccaaatttggccacagtcatccttgggggaagggaaacagaaattgtataaattttgactctggtcccccgggggcaggaggggtggggcccaataggggaaatagaggttaatcctttaaatcgctactagtcatagagttctacatggattgtaaccaaatttggccacaaacatccttgggtgaaggggaacaaaacttgtataaattttggctctgaacccccgggggcaggagaggcttggcccaataggggaaatagaggtaaatcctttaaatcgctacttgtcatagagttcttcatggattgtaaccaaaattagccacaaacatccttgggggaatgggaacagaacttgtataaattttggctcttgccccccgggggctggaggggcagggccaaatagggataatagaggtaaattctttaaatcgctactagtcatagagttctgaatggaatgtaaccaaatttagccacaaacatccttaggggaaggggaacagaacttgtataaattttggctctggccccacgggggctggaggggcggggccaaatagggataatagagctaaatcctttaaatcgctatttgtcctagagttctgcatggattgtaaccaaaattagccacagacatccttgggggaaggggaacagaacttgtataaattttggttctggtcccccgggggcaggaggggcggggcccaataagggaaatagaggtaaatcctttaaattgctactagtcatagagttctgaatggaatgtaaccaaatgtaaaccacaaacatccttgggggaaggggaacagaacttgtataaattttggctctggtcccccaggggcaggaagggcggggcctaatagtaAAAATAGAGGTTATTCCTttgaatcgctactagtcatagagttctacatgaattgtaaccaaatttggccacaaacatcctttggggaagggaaacagaacttgtataaattttggctctgaccacccgggggcaggaggggcggggcccaataggggaaatcctttaaatcgctacttgtcatagagttctacatggattgtaaccaaatttggccacaaacatccttgggagaaggggaacagaactttataaattttggctctgacaccccgggggcaggacgggtggggcccaatacgggaaatagaggtaaatcctataaatagggcccaatagggaatttagaggttaatattaaaattccttcagaaaagaaacaatgaacctgtattcagatcattacttggcataacaaaccaggtgagcgatacaggccctctgggcctcttgttatgaaTTATGTGGCATAAACAAATAAGCATAGAAGAGTTATCCCCTTTTTCGGAACTCGTAAATCTCTTAAAAAATGGCAAAATAGCCCTAGCCTGTTGTCTTTGGCTGGATATATGGTGCAACTCCGGACattggaaa is a genomic window of Argopecten irradians isolate NY chromosome 10, Ai_NY, whole genome shotgun sequence containing:
- the LOC138333799 gene encoding uncharacterized protein codes for the protein MEIDVKQRSKEWFQERKNVILTASRFGEALGVGRGRPFDFLSYLLSSELEDVEPEEEESEQTANQKHGIDTEAVISEAYHLLMGNNEAHQIRESGFWVPRENDMLKGLLGATPDAVITNKSGKVIGVCEFKAPIHNLFGYGDKWGKIPRYYMAQIQGQMYMAGVPWCDFMAVCTKTKEVLLNRVYFQPTYWKYISTCLTTFCHVLKEARQRKMLNKPVFDFEAARGLRTIPVRSSLFPSEGQIRVVNLLRRNSKGEYGVSANPNSWFTYDFLMGVPYVVPPVLKHYSESLIREHRQ